The following nucleotide sequence is from Pseudanabaena sp. BC1403.
ACTTTCGGATAATTCTAGCATTTTTGAATCCAAATCAAAATGATCGCAATTTTTGGTGATAAATTTAGCGATTCAAATCTTCCACTTGCAAATTAGCAATACTTTCAAAATTGGACAGATTGCATGTTAATGAGAGTTGTACTTTTAGAAATAGCGATCGCTGATTTTGAAAATAATAGGTGATTATGAATATAATAGAGACAATTTTGCCAACATAACGAAATGTAGGAAAGGTGAAAAATGCTTGCAAACTCATTAGATAAAGAATATATATTGAAAGAGTTACGCTTTATAAAGGCAGAATTAAGCGATCGCTATAAAGTCAGCAAAATTGGCATATTTGGCTCAGTTGCAAGAAATGAAGCCAATGAGAATAGCGATATTGATATTGTGGTAGAAATGGAACCTAATATGTTAAAACGCGCTAGTCTTAAAACAGAACTGGAATCAAGATTTGGCAGAAAAGTAGATGTGATTCGATATAGAAATAATATGAACGCTTATTTAAAATCAAGGATCGATGAGGATGCTATTTATGCATGAGCGATCTTTACTTTTGCAATTATTTCTTGAAATTAATGAAGCAATTAGAAGAATTGAGAGACGGTTTATTGGCATTGATAAACCCGATGATTTTACTTGCAACGACGAGGGGCTTGATCGTTTAGACAGTATCAGCATGATGCTGATTGCGATCAGTGAAAATGTTCGCAAAATCGACAAAATTATTGGCAAAGAATTTTTTGATAAATATCCCGACATTAACTGGGCAGATGTCAAAGGAATTAGAAATATATTGGCTCATGCCTACTTCGATATCGATCCTGATGAAGTTTATACAATATGTTCTACTGAGTTAGACCAATTGAAACATGCCTTAGAAAAGATTCGCAGTGAAGTTTTTTCTGAATAAAGTTTGTCTTTTACCTTGCATGACGCGATCGCAATTTTTAGTGATGAATTTAGCGATCGCTACTGCCAGTAGTTAAAGCACAGTCAAATTACAGAGCTATTAATTTTCTTTAGCCAATCTTGTTTTGCGTACAACATGTATGTACATGATATATTTAATTTATTACACCTCAACAAGTGCATGGAATTTGAATGGGATAGCGAAAAAAATAAAGCTAATCTTGCAAAACATGGGATTGATTTTGAATTCGCTAAGGAAATCTTTTCGGGAGTTTGGATTTCAAAACCTGATAATCGAAAGGACTATGGTGAAAACCGCTTTATTGCGATTGGAGTATTAGAAGAATTCGTTCTTCTTGCTGTCTACACCATGAGAGAACAGAAAATACGCATCATCTCCATCAGACGCGCAAATACAGAAGAAAGGGAAATTTACTATGGCTATATCGAGAGAAGAACAACTGAAAATCCTTGGACAGATGCAGGACTCTGACATCGACTACTCAGATGCACCAGCCACTAATACCGAATTCTGGCAAAAAGCTACACTCAACATTCCCCCCGTCAAAGTTCCCGTCACCCTCAGAATCGATCCAAACGTCCTAGCATGGTACAAGCAACAGGTTCCAAGAGGCTACCAAACCTTGATTAACACTGTCCTCAAGAAATATATGACAGAACATCAAACAGAATAGAAAAGTAAAAAGGTAAAAACCTCTAGATACAAGGGATTTTACCTTTGAGCGATCGCGATCGATGATGACAAAATGCGATCGCTATCAAACCTTGAGAAATCTTATATTATGTTAAATATATTACAAGCTATCAGGCGTTACAAAAAATGCAAGTCAGTTATCGATTGAATGCTAATGAACTTGACAACAATTTCCTAGAAAGTTTAAAAGCCGCTTTCCAAAACAAAGAAATCGAGATAGTTGTATATGAAAGTGATGAAACCACTTTTCTGTTGCAAAATCCCGCCAATAGGAAGAGATTACTAACTGCGGTAGAAAACATTCAAAACCGTAGCAATCTTGTAGAACTTAATTGGGATAACATCTCATGAGAAGACGAATCCTCTTTGAAGCAGAAGCCTTTGAGGACTATAACGCATGGGCAAAAATGGATCGCAAAACTTACAACAAAATTGTAGAACTTATCAAAGATATTGAGCGATCGCCTTTTTCAGGTATCGGTAAACCTGAGCCTCTAAAATATGGACTCAGTGGATTTTGGTCAAGACGCATTAGTGATGAACATCGTCTCGTCTATCAAGTCACTGATACAGAGATTCTAATTGCTGCTTGTAAAAGTCATTATGAGTAAATGAGATTATAAATATGCACGAGCGATCGCATACTTCCTTAACTCAACTTTTGTCTTAATCATAATGCGATCGCAGTTTTATCTACAAGGTTCTTGATTTTTTAACTTAGCGATCGGCAATATCGCTAATATAGATTAAGCTATCACTAAAAAAGTTATGCAAAAACTGACATTAGAGCTACCTGAGCCACTTTTTCAACAGTTGACTCGCATTGCCGAGCTAACCGCTCAACCTTTAGAATCGCTAGCCTTACAAAGTATTACAGGTAATTTACCACCCTCGGTTGAGAACTTGCCACTAGAAATGCAAGCTGAGCTATCCAGAATGCAGTTATTAAGTTTTAATCAATTATTAGAAATTGCCCATAGTCAAGTCTCAGAAATACATAGCGATCGTCACCAGTATTTGCTTGAGAAAAACCAACAGTCTGAACTCACAGAAACAGAATATCAAGAACTCCAAGATTTAGGAAGGATAGTCGATCGGATGATGTTGACCAAAGCTCATGCATGGGCAATCTTACGGTGGCGTGGATATCCAATCCCAACCCTAGATGAGTTACCAGTAGGCGCGTAATGTCATCTATTCCAAAGTCTATTCGCCAACAAGTTATCTCTGAAGCTGAGCAGCGCTGTGAATACTGTCTCACCTCTAGTCGGCTAATCGGGATGCCATTAGTTATCGATCATATTCTTCCTAAATCGCTTGGCGGTAGCGATGAACGCGAAAATTTAGCAGCTTCTTGCTATCGCTGTAATGAGTTTAAAGGTGCAAGAATTCAAGGCATTGATCCCGAAACAGATGAATTAACAATGTTCTTTAATCCACGAAAACAATTATGGATAGAACATTTTGCTTGGATAAATGGAGCAACTCAGGTTATTGGTGTCACAGCAGCTGGTAGAGTCACAGTCATAGCTTTACGAATTAATAATGAATATATTGTAGCAACAAGAAGTATTTGGGTTGCGAGAGGCTGGCATCCACCTTATTAGTCGTAATTTTTGAAGAGGCGATCGCTGATTTTGATGATGAGATCGCGATGTCTCTAAAAAAGCATCTCAACCTCGTATTTTATATATATAAAAAATAAAAGAAAATATTCACCAGTCTTTACTTTAGATTACACCCTGTTATTTGGTGATTAATATGCAGTAATTTAATTATGTGCGTTTACTTAAAGTGATATGACCCCAACCCTCCCCACCGAGCAAATCGATCGCATTGTGTGGAATCAACACCACGACCCCTTTACAGTCCTTGGTCCCCATGAAATTGAGCAAGAAGGTAAGTCGGTATGGGTGGTTAGAGCTTATCTACCCGACGCAGAGGCAGTATATGTAGTTAATTCCGAAAAAAATCAAGAATATCCGATGCATTC
It contains:
- a CDS encoding nucleotidyltransferase family protein; its protein translation is MLANSLDKEYILKELRFIKAELSDRYKVSKIGIFGSVARNEANENSDIDIVVEMEPNMLKRASLKTELESRFGRKVDVIRYRNNMNAYLKSRIDEDAIYA
- a CDS encoding DUF86 domain-containing protein, producing MHERSLLLQLFLEINEAIRRIERRFIGIDKPDDFTCNDEGLDRLDSISMMLIAISENVRKIDKIIGKEFFDKYPDINWADVKGIRNILAHAYFDIDPDEVYTICSTELDQLKHALEKIRSEVFSE
- a CDS encoding BrnT family toxin, with amino-acid sequence MEFEWDSEKNKANLAKHGIDFEFAKEIFSGVWISKPDNRKDYGENRFIAIGVLEEFVLLAVYTMREQKIRIISIRRANTEEREIYYGYIERRTTENPWTDAGL
- a CDS encoding BrnA antitoxin family protein, with product MQDSDIDYSDAPATNTEFWQKATLNIPPVKVPVTLRIDPNVLAWYKQQVPRGYQTLINTVLKKYMTEHQTE
- a CDS encoding Txe/YoeB family addiction module toxin → MRRRILFEAEAFEDYNAWAKMDRKTYNKIVELIKDIERSPFSGIGKPEPLKYGLSGFWSRRISDEHRLVYQVTDTEILIAACKSHYE
- a CDS encoding HNH endonuclease, which codes for MSSIPKSIRQQVISEAEQRCEYCLTSSRLIGMPLVIDHILPKSLGGSDERENLAASCYRCNEFKGARIQGIDPETDELTMFFNPRKQLWIEHFAWINGATQVIGVTAAGRVTVIALRINNEYIVATRSIWVARGWHPPY